The DNA segment CGAGCCGCCGGGCGTGTGCTCGGGGTTCCACGGGTTCCGCGTCTCCGCAGGGTCCAGGTACGCGAACTCGGTGGTCGCTGTCTTCCCCAGGACGACGGCCCCGGCCTGGCGGAGGCGGCCGACGGTCTCGGCGTCGTCAGCCGGGTGCTCGTGGGCGAAGGGACCCGCCCCGCACGTCGTGACCATCCCGGCCACGTGGTAGATGTCCTTCAGCCCGACGGGGAGGCCGTGGAGCGGGCCTCGCAGGCGGCCCGCCTGAGCCTCCCGATCGCGCTGACTCGCCGTCTCCAGCGCCCCGCCCCGGTCCACCGTGACCCAGGCCTTCACGTCGGGATCGAGGGCGTCGATCCTGGCCAGGAGTGCCTCGACCAGCGACACGGCGGAGAGCTGGCCGTTCCGGATCGCGGCGACGGCCTCCGTGGCGGTCAGAGCATGAAGCGGCGTCATCGGGAACCTCCTGGGCGACCGGCGCTGGCCCCGAAGCCCTGCGCGCGGCGCCCCGTCAGCGGAGGGCGTCGAGGACCTCGGCCGCCACCTCGAAGCGACCGAAGGAGGGAATGAGGTACGCGCCGGCGTAGCGCCGCCGCGCCTCGGCCAGAACCTCCTGCGCCATCGCGATCCCAACCTTGAGGGCTCCATCGCCCGCCGCCTTCATCCGGGCGCGGACCTCCTCGGGGATGCTCACGCCCGGCACCTCGTTGTGGAGAAACTCGGCGTGGCGGTAGGTGTGGAGCGGGAGGATGCCGACGACGATCGGGATGGGCGGACGCCCCAGCCGGGCCAGGAACTGCTCCAGCGCCTCGAGATCATAGACCGGCTGGGTCTGGGCCCAACGCGCCCCCGCCTCGACCTTCTGGAGCAGACGCGCCAGCTCCCGGTCCGGATCCACGGCCGACGGGTTCAGGCCCACCCCGACCGAAAAGCTCGTCGCCTCGCCGATCGGGTTGCCGGTCGCGTCGAGGCCACGGTTCATGCCCTCGACGATCCGGATGAGTCCCACCGCGTTGACGTCGAAGATCGCCGTCGCGTTCACGTAGTCCCCGGCCCGGGGCGGATCCCCCTTGATGGCGAGGATATTCCGGATCCCCAGGGCGTGAGCGCCAAGCAGATCGGCCTGGATCCCCATCAGGTTCCGGTCGCGGCACGTGAAGTGCATGATGATGTCCAGCCCCGTCGCCTCGCGCACCAGGACCGCTGTCGGCAGCACCGACATCCGAATGCGGCCCAGCGAGCCGTCGTTGATGTCGACGATCTCCACGCCCCGCTCCTTCAGGAGCTTGGCGCCCTGGACCAGCTTCTCGATGTTGTGGCCGCGCGGGGGGTCCAGTTCCACCGTGACGAAGAACTCGTCGGCCTGGAGCTTGCGGGCGAGGAGCGTCGTGACGCCTTGAGGACTGACGAGCGGCGCCTCCTCGCGCCGGACCGGGACCACGGACGGTCGCCGGGCCGTGATGCTTACCGACCTGCGGCGGTCCACCACCTTTCGCATGGCCCTAATGTGCTCCGGGGTCGTGCCGCAGCAGCCGCCGACGATCCGCGCCCCGGCCTCGAGCATGCGGCCGGCGTACTCCGCCATGTACGCCGGCGAGGACAGGTACATGAGCCGCTCCCCAACGCGGCTCGGGAGCCCCGCGTTGGGCTGGATCGAGAGGGGATGGCCATCGGCCTCCGGAAGCATCTGCTCCAGGATGTCGAAGAGCACGCTCGAGCCCACCGAGCAGTTGGCCCCGATCACCTCGACGGGGAGCTGGCGGAGCGCGCGCACCACCTCGACCGGGCTGCGCCCCGTGAACGTGACGCCTTCCTCGGTGAAGGCCGTCTGCGCGATGATCGGCAGGTCGCACACCGCACGGACCGCCTCGACGGCGAGCCGAATCTCCTGGAGGTCCGAGAAGGTCTCCACGATGAAGGCATCGACGCCGCCGGCCCTGAGGCCTTCCGCCTGCTCCCGGAACGCGGCGCGCGCCTCCGCTTCGGTCACGCCGCCCAGCGGGGTCAGGTACTTGCCCAGCGGCCCCAACGAGCCCAGGACGAGGACGTCGCGCTCCATGCTCTCAGCGACCTCCCGGGCGAGCTGGGCGCCGCGCCGGTTGATCTCCCGCACGCGCTCCGCCAGGCCGTGCACGGCGAGCTTGAAGCGGTTGGCGCCGAACGTGTTGGTCTCGATCAGGTCCGCGCCGGCGGCCACGTACTCGGCGTGGATCCCCCGCACCAGCTTCGGGTTGTTCTCGTTGAGCACGTCGAAGCAGGCGTCCAGGGAGACCCCCCGGGCGTACAGCATGGTGCCCATCGCGCCGTCGCAGAGGAGCGGCCCTTCGGCAAGCCTCTCGAGCAGCGGATTCATCGTGACGCAGGCTCCCGTCTCGCCAGGAGCGCGACGATCCGGGTCACGACCTGATCCGGGCCAAGCCCCTCGGTGGACACGGTGAGGTGCGCCTGCCGGTAATAGGGGATCCGGCTCTCGTGGAGTGCTCTCACCTCGGTTTTCGGGCGGTCGTCCAGCATGGGACGCGCCCCGCCCGGCAGGGTAGCCCGCGCGTAGAGCGTGTCGAAGCCGCCGTCCAGCCAGATCACCGTCCCGAGCGCCTTGAGCGCCTCCATCCCTCCCTCGCGGCACGGGAGGCCGCCGCCGGTGGCGATCACGTCCCCGCGCTTGAGCTTGATGAGGTCCAGGGCCTCGGCCTCCCGCCCCCGGAAGTACGCCTCACCCCGCGCGGCGAAGATCTCGGCAATCGGGCGGCCCTCCTCCGCAGTGATCATGTCGTCGGTCTCCACGAAGCAGCGTCCCAGGCGCCTCGCGAGGAGCCGACCGACGACCGACTTCCCCGATCCCATGAACCCGACGAGGATGATGTTGTCTCCCGCCATCAGCGGCCATCCTAGCGCGGGGATTCAGAAAAGTAAAGCAGCGCGCGCGCTTACGCGACGCACGGGGGAGGCTCAGCCACGGGCGCGGTGAACCGTCCGCTCCGCCGGGGCCCGACGGTAGGCGCAGTCCTGCATCCAGCAGCGACGGCACTGGGTGAAATAGTGATCGACCCGGGCCTCGGGACCGATCCCCACCAGGAAGGAGATGCTCTTGGCCGGGGTCATGACACAGGAGGCGTTGAGCGTCACCCCGATCGGATCGCCGGGGCAGAAGGCGAAGAGCCGGCCTTGCTCGGCGACGTCCCATCCCGCGTATCCGGGGCTCACCCGGTTAGTGACCTTGAGCGCCTCGGGGATCGCCACCTGGCAGAGCAGGTCGTTGACGTACTCCGCCAAGCTCTCGGCAGCGGCGGAGCCCACGCTGTCCAGCATCACCGCCAGAGGAAATTCGCGGGCATCGAACAGCTCCCGCACGCGCGACTCGATGGCGTCTCCGGCCGTGCAGATCGCCGCTCCCACGGCGACGAGCGGGCCCCAGAGGCGCTGGATCTCGGGGATGTGAAGCCTGGTGCCGCCGGCCAGGCGGATCTCACTCGGCCCCTGCCCCGCCACGGGCCCTGCTCGATACACCGCTCGGGGCTCGATCAGCTCTCCTCCGAGCCCCATCGCCGACTCCAGGATCTCGCGCACCTCTCTCGTCGGCTGATCGACCCCTTTCTTGTAGCCCTGGAACCGGAGCACCTCGTCCGGGTCGATCCGGAGGGGCACCTCGGCGAGCACGACCGCGCGGGAGGTCAGCACGGACTCGAGCGTCATAACCCGCAGCACACCCTCCGTGGTCACGAACGGCCCGATCAGATTTCGCCTTTGCGGAACTTCTGCCAGATCTCTCGGGCCTCAGGTGGGGTCGCGGCCGCCAAAAACCGGATCGCTTCGTCCAGCCACTCGAGCCGTTGCTCAATGGGCACCTGCAGATACTTCAGGATCTGCTCCTCGCCAACGACGTAGCCGAACCCGCGGTGCCCCGCCATCGCCGAGGCCGAGCCCCCGAACACCCGTTTTACCCGCTCCAGCGCGTCGACATCCGCCGCATCCTGCGCGCGAGGGGCGGCACGCTTCATCGTGATGAGATGGTTCAGGGATATCACCGGGATGCGGAGGCGGCCGGCGGTGAAGACCGTCTTCGCCCGATCCGCCTCTTCGAACGAGATCGGACTCTGGAGGACAAGGTCGACCTCCTGGAGGGGGCGCAGTGGGTGAAAGAACGTAAACGCCGGGAGCCCCCGCTGCTCCACCCACTCGCGGCGGCGGTCTGGATCGAGGAGCGCGATGGCCGCCACCGGGAGCCGCGGCGCATAGCCGAGCTCCTCGAGCGTCGAGAGAAGCGCGGCCAGATTCTCGGGGGACAGGTCGACCAGCAGGTCGAGATCGGCCGTCATGCGCGGAACGCCATACAGGTTCATTGCGACGGCACCGACGACGAGGAATCGGACTCGGGACTCCTGAAGTTTCGCCAGGACTTCTTCGTAGAACAACGGTGGAGATGTGGCTATCTCTGCGTGCGCGAGCGGACGACCTCGGCGATCCGGCGGATGTGCTCGGGAGTGGAGCCGCAGCAGGCACCGACGATGTTGCAGCCCGAGTCGAGGAGCGCGGGATAGTGCTTGGCCATGGCGTCCGGCTCCAGCTCGTAGGTGACCCTGTCCCCCTTTGTGATGGGGAGCCCGGCGTTGGGGTACGCGATCAGCGGCGCCTCGGTGACACGCCGCATCTCGCGAATGATCACGATGGCGCGGTCGGGGCCGCGGCCGCAGTTCATCCCCACCACGTCGGCCCCGGCCTGAAGCAGATTCCTGGCGACGTCCGCGGGGCTCTCCCCCCACATGGTGCGGTCGCGGTCGTGCAGCTCCTCGTATTGGAAGAACATGGTGGCCATGACCGGCAGATCCGTCACGGCCTTGCACGCCCGGATGGCGGCCACGGCCTCCTGGGGGAACATCATGGTCTCCACGGCGAACAGGTCCACGCCGCCCTCGGCGAGCGCTTCCGCCTGCTCCTTGAACGTCTCGAGGTACTCCGCGTCCGTGGTGTCACCCAGCGGCTCGTACTCGGCGGGAAGCCGGCTCGTGGGACCGATCGAGCCCGCCACCCATTTGCCCGGAGAACAGACCGACCTGGCGAGCTGAGCACCCTTCACGTTCAGCTCGCGCGTGCGATCGCCGAGCTTGTACTCGTTCAGCTTGAGCCGGCTGCCGCCGAAGGTGTTGGTCTCCACGAAGTCGGAGCCAGCGTCGAAGTAGCCCTTGTGGATCCCGCGGACGACCTCGGGGTGGGTGTCGTTCCAGAGCTCCGGGCAGGCCCCGTCCTTCAGCCCGGCGGCGAAGAGCATCGTCCCGTAGCCACCGTCGAAGAGCAGGATCTCTCCGGCCCGGACGTGCTCGATCAGCTCCCAGCCCCCCCGCGCCATCCCGCCCCCCTTACCTCTTCGCGGCCTGCGCCGCTTCCGCGGGGACGCCGCGGAGGGCTTTGGCCTTCAGCACCGCGAGGGTCGAGTCCTTCGCGTAGCCGTCCGCCCCGATCTCGTCGGCGTAGGCCTGGGAGACCGGCGCGCCGCCGACCATGACTTTGACCCGCTCGCGCAGGCCGGCCTTGACCAGGGCGTCGATCGTCCGCTTCATGGCGGGCATGGTGGTCGTCATCAGGGCCGAGACCCCGACGATGTCGGCGTTGTGCTCCTGAACCGCCGCCACGAATGCCTCGGGAGCAACGTCACGCCCCAGGTTGTGAACCTTGAAGCCCGCGCCCTCGAGCATCATCGCGACGAGGTTCTTGCCGATGTCGTGGAGGTCTCCTTGGGCCGTCCCGATGACCACGGTGCCGACGTATTCGCTCGTCGCCGACGCCGTGATCAGCGGCTTCAGGAGGTCGAGGCCCGCGTACATCGCACGGGCGGAGAGGAGGACCTGGGGCACGTAGTACTCGTTACGCCTGAACTTCTCCCCCACCACGTCCATACCGGGGATGAGACCCTTGAAGATGAGGTCCTTCGGCTCCATCCGGAGGTCGAGGCCCTCCTGCGTCTTCCGGGCGACGGTCTCCCTTTCGCCCAGGATCAGGGCCCGCGCCATCGTCGGGTAGTCGAAGTTGTCGTCGCCCGACTGCGTCGCCATCGATTCGCGTGCGTCAGGGCCTCGCCACAGGGTAGCCGGCCTTGAGCCAGGCCGTCATCCCGCCGCTCACGTTGTACCAGCCCTGGAGCCCGTGCCGCTTGAGCGTGCTGATGACCGTACTCGACCGGAGCCCGCCGGCGCAGAGGACCGCCTTCGGGCGTTCCGGCGGAAGCTCGCCCCGCCGCTCCACCGCCTCCCGCATGGGCAGGTGGAGCGCCCCCTGGATGTGCCCGTCCAGCCACTCGAAGGGCTCGCGGACGTCGATCACCACGACGTCGGGGCGCTCCTCGAGCCAGCTCGCGAGGTCGTACACCGTGATCTGGGGCACCGTCTCCGTCGGTAGTCCCTCGCTCCGCCACTCGATCATTCCCCACTGGAGGAAGCCGATCACCTCGTCGATTCCGACGCGCGCGAGCCCTTGGACGGCCCGCTCGAGATCGGACGGCCCCTGGGCCATGAGGAGGACCGGTACGCCGCTCGGGACGAACCAGCCCACGCGGTCGCCGAACTGCGGGCTTTCGATCCTCACGTTGAGGGCGCCGAGCACGTGCCCTTCGCCGTAGGTGGCCGGGTCGCGCACGTCCACGACACAGGCGCCCCGGGCGATCGCCTCCCACGCTTCCCGGGCGGTGTAGGGCCGCGGCTTGGCGGCCTCCAACGGGATCAGTCCTCGATTCTTCCCCACGATCTTCTCGAAGGAGGGCGGTTTCGGCGGGAGGCCGGCCATGAGCCGCTCGACGAACTCGGCCTTGCTCTTGACCTGGAGCGCGGGGTTGAAGCGCCGCTCGAACCCGATGGTGGACCCCGACTTGGCCGACATGACGCGTCCGCACAGCGAGCCGGAGCCGTGCGCCGGGTAGACCTCCACGCTGTCGCTGAGGGGGAGCAGGACCCGGCAGAGGCTCTCGTAGATCTCCTCAGCGGCCCGCGCGCCGCCGAGATCGGGGCGGCCCACGTCACCGACGAAGAGCGTGTCACCGGTGAGCACGAACCAGGGATCGTTCCCGCGCGAGCGGTCGGTCACGAGGATGCAGATGCTGTCGGGCGTGTGGCCCGGCGAGTGCAGCACCTTGAGGAGCACGTTCCCGATGCGGATCTCGTCGCCATCGCGCACGGCGAGGTGGTCGAAGACGGCCTTGGCGGCCTGATGGAGGACGATCGGGGCTTCGGTCACGGCGGCCAGGTCACGGTTCCCCGAGATGTGATCGGCGTGGGTATGGGTCTCGACGATGTGCGTGATCCGGAGTCCCCTCTTTCGAGCCAGCCGGAGGTAGTCGTCGGCCCGGTCCCGTCCGGGGTCCACGACAACCGCCTCGCCGGCCTCACCACAGGCGACCAAGTAGGAGAGACACCCGGCTTCCTCATTGAGGAACTGCTGGAAGATCATCGAGCACCCTCCGCTCCCACGCGCCCGGTCACACCGGGTCCAGACCGCCTGTCCATTCTTTTACCACTCTTTTACCACACGACTATCACACTCACCTAGGGTTAGCAAGCGCGGGACCTGGCTGCAGCGGCACGCACTTCTCATCGATTCCCACAAACCTGGGATTGACCGGCCCCGCCTGATAGACTAATATCTCGGGGCGATTCGCCGAAGTCAGGGTTTCCCGATTGAGGACAGCCGAGTGAAGGGAACTGTCTGCGGGCGGGAACGCGTGGAATAGGGTGTAACCCCCAAGGCGGAATAGGGTCTAATCCCGATGGTGATACGGTTTTGGGGCACGCGGGGATCTGTTCCCGCGCCGGGCCGCCGGACGGCGTTCTTCGGGGGCAACACGAACTGTGTTGAGCTGCGCGCCGAAGACGGCCAGGTCTTTATCTTCGACTGCGGCACCGGGGCCCGACCGCTGGGCCTCGACATTCTCAGCCGCGGGAGCACGCTCCCGCCGATTCACATCTTGGTGACGCACACCCACTGGGACCATATTCAGGGCTTCCCCTTCTTCGTGCCCGCCTACGTCCCGGGCGGCCGCCTCAGGGTCTACGGCGCACGGGGTCTGGACCGAACCCTGGAAGGTTCCCTCTCCGGCCAGATGCAGCACACGTACTTTCCCGTCCAGCTCGAGAATCTCCGCGCGGACATCGACTTCGTCGAGCTGAGCGAAGAGCGGTTCAACGTGGGACCCTACCGGGTCATCACGCAATTCCTGAACCACACCGCCCCGACGATGGGCTACCGCGTTGAGGCCGGTGACATGAAAGTAGTCTACTGCACCGATCACGAACCGTTCTGGTGGACGCCCTCGCGTCCTGGCTCGCCCAACCGCTTCGAGCATCCGGGTGAGCGGCGCCATCTCGAGTTTGTCGCCGGCGCGGAGCTCCTGATTCACGACGCTCAGTACAGCGACGAGGAGTATCCGGCCAAACGCGGCTGGGGTCACAGCACGATCGAGTACGTGACCGACCTGGCCATTCGCGCCGGTGTGAAACGGCTCGCGCTCTTCCACCACGACCCGCTGCACACCGACGCGTGGGTGCGGCAGCAGACGGAGCGCGCGCGGCGGCGTGCCCGGATCCAGGGGTCCAACGTGGAAGTCTTCGCTGCGGCGGAGGGGTTGGAAATCGCCCTCCCCGAGCCAATCTCCCGGGACGGCCGGGATCGAAGCCGGCAGGCCACCCGGCTAACTCCGACCGGTCATATCCTCGTGGCTGGCTCCGACCCGACCGCGGTCAAGGAAGTCCGAGCAGCGCTCGAGCCGGATGGCTACCGGCTGACCGCCACTCACACTGCGGACCCGACGACGCCCGCGGCGAAGCTCCGGCCCGACCTGATCGCGCTCGTCGGCCCGGGCAGCGAAGCCATGCTGCTCGACCTGGCCGAGCGGATCCGCGCGCAGAAGTGGGGCGCGCAGCTGCCTATCCTCCTCCTGACAGCCGCCGAGGGCCCCGGGGCCGCCGGGCGCCTGGTCGACGGCACCACCGATGTCCTCTCGCGCCCCTTCAACCCGGCCATGCTCCGGGCGCGCGTGCGCGCCTGGCTGAGCCATGCAGGAAGGCTCGTCCAAAGCAAGCCTGCCCCGAGCCCGCCGCGACCGTCGCGCGGGGCCATCCTCTCCGGAACCAGCCTGCTGAAGGGGCTGCCCTTCAACGAGCGAGCTGCACTCCTCTCCGGCGCGCTGACGTGTCGCTTCCGCAAGGGCGAGGTCCTGTTCCGGCAGGGGGATCGCGCGGGGGGCGTCTACTTACTCCGGAGCGGCCGGGTGCAGGTCAGCATCCAGCTCCCGGACGGCGGGACCCTGGAGGTGGCGGTGGCCAAGGCCGGTGACACGGTCGGCGAGCTGGCGGCGCTGGACGGCGGACCGCGGACGGCGACGGCGAGGGCTCTGGAGGCGACCGTCGCCGACTACGTCCCGCCGGAGATGTTTCAGTCCGGGCTTTCCGGCGCGCCCGGAGCGGGAATGCGCCTCCTCCGCCTCATGGCCGGGCGCCTCCGGGAGACGGACCATCTGGTCGGCGAGCTGGCCGGGGCGACTCACCGCGAGGAGACGCTCCGCCGCGGCAGTCGGCGCCAGACACGATGAAAATCCGCGTCCTCGGGTCATTCGGCGGCGAGGGGCAGGGACAGCGCCCCTCGTCGTTCCTGGTCAACGACCACGTCCTGGTCGACGCCGGGGCCGTCGCCGGCGCGCTCTCGGCCCCGGAGCAGGGGAAGATCGACTACGCGCTGCTCTCCCACGCCCACCTGGATCACATCGTGGGGCTGGCCTTCCTGACCGACACCCTGGCCATCACCGAAGCCAAGACGCCGGTGATCGCCACCGGGATTGCGCCGGTGATCGACGCGCTCCGGACTCACGGCTTCAACAACTCCCTCTGGCCCGACTTCTCCGCGATCCCCTCGGCCGAGGCCCCGGTCCTCCGGTTCAGGACGCTTCCCGAGGACACCGAGTCGCGGGTGGGCGAGCTCTGGGTCAGGCCCGTGCCCGTGGACCACACGGTTCCGACGACCGGCTTCATCATCCACGACGGAGACACCGGTTTCGTGTACTCGGGGGACACCGGGCCCACCGAGAGGATTTGGGCCGCCGCCCGGGGGCTCCGCGGGCTCCGGGCCGTGGTCGTCGAGACCGCCTTCCCCAACCGCCTCGACGCGATGGCCACCGCGTCCAAGCACCTCACGCCCGCCAAGCTCCTCCGCGAGATGGACAAGATACCGCCGGACCTGCCCCTCTGGATCTACCACATCAAACCCCAGTTCCTGGAGGAAACCGTCGAGGAGCTGATGAAAGTCGGCTCCTCGAGGATCCACATCCTCGAGCAGGGAAAGACCTACACCCTTTA comes from the Candidatus Rokuibacteriota bacterium genome and includes:
- a CDS encoding corrinoid protein; amino-acid sequence: MARALILGERETVARKTQEGLDLRMEPKDLIFKGLIPGMDVVGEKFRRNEYYVPQVLLSARAMYAGLDLLKPLITASATSEYVGTVVIGTAQGDLHDIGKNLVAMMLEGAGFKVHNLGRDVAPEAFVAAVQEHNADIVGVSALMTTTMPAMKRTIDALVKAGLRERVKVMVGGAPVSQAYADEIGADGYAKDSTLAVLKAKALRGVPAEAAQAAKR
- a CDS encoding 3',5'-cyclic-nucleotide phosphodiesterase, translating into MKIRVLGSFGGEGQGQRPSSFLVNDHVLVDAGAVAGALSAPEQGKIDYALLSHAHLDHIVGLAFLTDTLAITEAKTPVIATGIAPVIDALRTHGFNNSLWPDFSAIPSAEAPVLRFRTLPEDTESRVGELWVRPVPVDHTVPTTGFIIHDGDTGFVYSGDTGPTERIWAAARGLRGLRAVVVETAFPNRLDAMATASKHLTPAKLLREMDKIPPDLPLWIYHIKPQFLEETVEELMKVGSSRIHILEQGKTYTL
- a CDS encoding homocysteine S-methyltransferase family protein — translated: MARGGWELIEHVRAGEILLFDGGYGTMLFAAGLKDGACPELWNDTHPEVVRGIHKGYFDAGSDFVETNTFGGSRLKLNEYKLGDRTRELNVKGAQLARSVCSPGKWVAGSIGPTSRLPAEYEPLGDTTDAEYLETFKEQAEALAEGGVDLFAVETMMFPQEAVAAIRACKAVTDLPVMATMFFQYEELHDRDRTMWGESPADVARNLLQAGADVVGMNCGRGPDRAIVIIREMRRVTEAPLIAYPNAGLPITKGDRVTYELEPDAMAKHYPALLDSGCNIVGACCGSTPEHIRRIAEVVRSRTQR
- a CDS encoding bifunctional homocysteine S-methyltransferase/methylenetetrahydrofolate reductase; this encodes MNPLLERLAEGPLLCDGAMGTMLYARGVSLDACFDVLNENNPKLVRGIHAEYVAAGADLIETNTFGANRFKLAVHGLAERVREINRRGAQLAREVAESMERDVLVLGSLGPLGKYLTPLGGVTEAEARAAFREQAEGLRAGGVDAFIVETFSDLQEIRLAVEAVRAVCDLPIIAQTAFTEEGVTFTGRSPVEVVRALRQLPVEVIGANCSVGSSVLFDILEQMLPEADGHPLSIQPNAGLPSRVGERLMYLSSPAYMAEYAGRMLEAGARIVGGCCGTTPEHIRAMRKVVDRRRSVSITARRPSVVPVRREEAPLVSPQGVTTLLARKLQADEFFVTVELDPPRGHNIEKLVQGAKLLKERGVEIVDINDGSLGRIRMSVLPTAVLVREATGLDIIMHFTCRDRNLMGIQADLLGAHALGIRNILAIKGDPPRAGDYVNATAIFDVNAVGLIRIVEGMNRGLDATGNPIGEATSFSVGVGLNPSAVDPDRELARLLQKVEAGARWAQTQPVYDLEALEQFLARLGRPPIPIVVGILPLHTYRHAEFLHNEVPGVSIPEEVRARMKAAGDGALKVGIAMAQEVLAEARRRYAGAYLIPSFGRFEVAAEVLDALR
- a CDS encoding cyclic nucleotide-binding domain-containing protein codes for the protein MVIRFWGTRGSVPAPGRRTAFFGGNTNCVELRAEDGQVFIFDCGTGARPLGLDILSRGSTLPPIHILVTHTHWDHIQGFPFFVPAYVPGGRLRVYGARGLDRTLEGSLSGQMQHTYFPVQLENLRADIDFVELSEERFNVGPYRVITQFLNHTAPTMGYRVEAGDMKVVYCTDHEPFWWTPSRPGSPNRFEHPGERRHLEFVAGAELLIHDAQYSDEEYPAKRGWGHSTIEYVTDLAIRAGVKRLALFHHDPLHTDAWVRQQTERARRRARIQGSNVEVFAAAEGLEIALPEPISRDGRDRSRQATRLTPTGHILVAGSDPTAVKEVRAALEPDGYRLTATHTADPTTPAAKLRPDLIALVGPGSEAMLLDLAERIRAQKWGAQLPILLLTAAEGPGAAGRLVDGTTDVLSRPFNPAMLRARVRAWLSHAGRLVQSKPAPSPPRPSRGAILSGTSLLKGLPFNERAALLSGALTCRFRKGEVLFRQGDRAGGVYLLRSGRVQVSIQLPDGGTLEVAVAKAGDTVGELAALDGGPRTATARALEATVADYVPPEMFQSGLSGAPGAGMRLLRLMAGRLRETDHLVGELAGATHREETLRRGSRRQTR
- a CDS encoding MBL fold metallo-hydrolase codes for the protein MIFQQFLNEEAGCLSYLVACGEAGEAVVVDPGRDRADDYLRLARKRGLRITHIVETHTHADHISGNRDLAAVTEAPIVLHQAAKAVFDHLAVRDGDEIRIGNVLLKVLHSPGHTPDSICILVTDRSRGNDPWFVLTGDTLFVGDVGRPDLGGARAAEEIYESLCRVLLPLSDSVEVYPAHGSGSLCGRVMSAKSGSTIGFERRFNPALQVKSKAEFVERLMAGLPPKPPSFEKIVGKNRGLIPLEAAKPRPYTAREAWEAIARGACVVDVRDPATYGEGHVLGALNVRIESPQFGDRVGWFVPSGVPVLLMAQGPSDLERAVQGLARVGIDEVIGFLQWGMIEWRSEGLPTETVPQITVYDLASWLEERPDVVVIDVREPFEWLDGHIQGALHLPMREAVERRGELPPERPKAVLCAGGLRSSTVISTLKRHGLQGWYNVSGGMTAWLKAGYPVARP
- a CDS encoding shikimate kinase, coding for MAGDNIILVGFMGSGKSVVGRLLARRLGRCFVETDDMITAEEGRPIAEIFAARGEAYFRGREAEALDLIKLKRGDVIATGGGLPCREGGMEALKALGTVIWLDGGFDTLYARATLPGGARPMLDDRPKTEVRALHESRIPYYRQAHLTVSTEGLGPDQVVTRIVALLARREPASR